The Papio anubis isolate 15944 chromosome 5, Panubis1.0, whole genome shotgun sequence genome has a segment encoding these proteins:
- the POC5 gene encoding centrosomal protein POC5 isoform X3 has translation MSSDEEKYSLPVVQNDSSPGSSVSSNLQEEYEELLRYAIVTPNIEPGASQSSHPKGELVPDVRISTIHDILHSQESSPVLSPRKASHPVMDFFSSHLLADSSSPATNSSHTDAQEILVGDFLVSDENLQKMENVLDLWSSGLKTNIICELSKWRLNFIDWHRMEMRKEKEKHAAHLKQLCNQINDLKELQKTFEISIGRKDEVISSLSHAIGKQKEKIELMRTFFHWRIGHVRARQDVYEGKLADQYYQRTLLKKVWKGWRSIVQKQWKDVVERACQARAEEVCVQISNDYEAKVAMLSGALENAKAEIQRMQHEKEHFEDSMKKAFMRGVCALNLEAMTIFQNRNDTGIDSTNNKKEEYGPGVQGKEHSAHLDPSAPPMPLPVASPLLPSPPAAVGGASATAVPSAASMTSTRAASASSAHVPVSVLGAGSAATAASEEMYVPRVVTSAQQKAGRTITARITGRCDFASKNRISSGLAIMGVSPPMSSVVVEKHHPVTVQTIPQATAAKYPRTIHPESSTSASRSLGTRSAHTPSLTSVQSIKVVD, from the exons ATGTCATCAGATGAGGAGAAATACTCACTTCCAGTTGTGCAAAATGACTCCAGTCCAGGCAGTTCTGTCTCTTCGAATCTTCAG GAAGAATATGAAGAGCTGCTTCGTTATGCTATAGTGACTCCAAATATTGAACCCGGTGCTTCACAGTCATCTCATCCTAAGGGAGAATTGGTGCCAGATGTCAGAATTTCTACAATTCATGATATTCTTCATAGTCaag agTCATCACCAGTGCTATCACCGAGGAAGGCTTCTCATCCGGTCATGGATTTTTTCAGTTCACATCTTTTAGCTGACTCTTCCTCACCAGCAACAAATTCTAGTCATACAGATGCCCAGGAAATACTTGTGGGCGATTTTCTTGTTTCTGATGAAAACCTTCAGAAGATGGAAAATGTACTTGATCTTTGGAGTTCAGGTCTTAAG ACAAACATCATATGTGAGCTAAGTAAATGGAGACTTAATTTTATTGACTGGCACCgaatggaaatgagaaaagagaaagaaaaacatgcagCACATTTAAAACAACTGTGTAATCAGATCAATGACTTGAAGGAGCTGCAAAAAACCTTTGAAATCTCCATTGGGAGAAAAGATGAg GTGATTTCTAGCTTGTCTCATGCCATAggcaagcaaaaggaaaagatagaGTTGATGAGAACCTTCTTCCACTGGCGAATCGGCCATGTCAGAGCCAGACAGGAC gtTTATGAAGGTAAACTAGCTGACCAGTACTACCAGAGAACTTTACTGAAGAAAGTCTGGAAAGGCTGGCGTTCCATAGtccaaaagcaatggaaagatGTGGTGGAAAGAGCTTGTCAAGCAAGAGCTGAAGAAGTTTGTGTCCAGATCTCCAATGATTATGAAGCCAAAGTTGCTATG TTATCTGGAGCTTTGGAAAATgcaaaagctgaaattcaaagaaTGCAACATGAAAAAGAGCACTttgaagattccatgaaaaaagctTTCATGAGGGGTGTATGTGCGTTAAATCTTGAAGCCATGActatatttcaaaacagaaatgaTACAG GGATAGACTCCACgaataataaaaaggaagagtATGGTCCTGGTGTTCAAGGAAAAGAACATTCTGCTCATTTGGATCCTTCAGCTCCTCCGATGCCCTTACCGGTTGCATCACCACTGCTGCCATCCCCGCCAGCTGCAGTCGGAGGAGCCAGCGCGACTGCCGTTCCCTCTGCTGCTTCGATGACTTCTACCAGGGCTGCTTCCGCATCTTCTGCTCATGTTCCTGTTTCTGTTCTTGGTGCAGGATCTGCAGCTACTGCTGCATCAGAAGAAATG tatgTGCCAAGAGTTGTAACCTCTgcacaacagaaagcaggaagAACTATTACAGCCCGGATCACAGGAAGATGTGATTTTGCTTCAAAAAATAGAATTAGCAGCGGTTTAGCTATAATGGGAGTTTCTCCTCCCATGAGCTCAGTTGTTGTGGAAAAACATCATCCAGTCACAGTG
- the POC5 gene encoding centrosomal protein POC5 isoform X1 produces MSSDEEKYSLPVVQNDSSPGSSVSSNLQEEYEELLRYAIVTPNIEPGASQSSHPKGELVPDVRISTIHDILHSQGNNSEVRETAIEVGKGCDFNISSHSKTDESSPVLSPRKASHPVMDFFSSHLLADSSSPATNSSHTDAQEILVGDFLVSDENLQKMENVLDLWSSGLKTNIICELSKWRLNFIDWHRMEMRKEKEKHAAHLKQLCNQINDLKELQKTFEISIGRKDEVISSLSHAIGKQKEKIELMRTFFHWRIGHVRARQDVYEGKLADQYYQRTLLKKVWKGWRSIVQKQWKDVVERACQARAEEVCVQISNDYEAKVAMLSGALENAKAEIQRMQHEKEHFEDSMKKAFMRGVCALNLEAMTIFQNRNDTGIDSTNNKKEEYGPGVQGKEHSAHLDPSAPPMPLPVASPLLPSPPAAVGGASATAVPSAASMTSTRAASASSAHVPVSVLGAGSAATAASEEMYVPRVVTSAQQKAGRTITARITGRCDFASKNRISSGLAIMGVSPPMSSVVVEKHHPVTVQTIPQATAAKYPRTIHPESSTSASRSLGTRSAHTPSLTSVQSIKVVD; encoded by the exons ATGTCATCAGATGAGGAGAAATACTCACTTCCAGTTGTGCAAAATGACTCCAGTCCAGGCAGTTCTGTCTCTTCGAATCTTCAG GAAGAATATGAAGAGCTGCTTCGTTATGCTATAGTGACTCCAAATATTGAACCCGGTGCTTCACAGTCATCTCATCCTAAGGGAGAATTGGTGCCAGATGTCAGAATTTCTACAATTCATGATATTCTTCATAGTCaag GAAATAACTCTGAAGTAAGAGAAACTGCAATAGAAGTTGGAAAAGGATGTGATTTCAATATTTCAAGTCATTCAAAGACAGATG agTCATCACCAGTGCTATCACCGAGGAAGGCTTCTCATCCGGTCATGGATTTTTTCAGTTCACATCTTTTAGCTGACTCTTCCTCACCAGCAACAAATTCTAGTCATACAGATGCCCAGGAAATACTTGTGGGCGATTTTCTTGTTTCTGATGAAAACCTTCAGAAGATGGAAAATGTACTTGATCTTTGGAGTTCAGGTCTTAAG ACAAACATCATATGTGAGCTAAGTAAATGGAGACTTAATTTTATTGACTGGCACCgaatggaaatgagaaaagagaaagaaaaacatgcagCACATTTAAAACAACTGTGTAATCAGATCAATGACTTGAAGGAGCTGCAAAAAACCTTTGAAATCTCCATTGGGAGAAAAGATGAg GTGATTTCTAGCTTGTCTCATGCCATAggcaagcaaaaggaaaagatagaGTTGATGAGAACCTTCTTCCACTGGCGAATCGGCCATGTCAGAGCCAGACAGGAC gtTTATGAAGGTAAACTAGCTGACCAGTACTACCAGAGAACTTTACTGAAGAAAGTCTGGAAAGGCTGGCGTTCCATAGtccaaaagcaatggaaagatGTGGTGGAAAGAGCTTGTCAAGCAAGAGCTGAAGAAGTTTGTGTCCAGATCTCCAATGATTATGAAGCCAAAGTTGCTATG TTATCTGGAGCTTTGGAAAATgcaaaagctgaaattcaaagaaTGCAACATGAAAAAGAGCACTttgaagattccatgaaaaaagctTTCATGAGGGGTGTATGTGCGTTAAATCTTGAAGCCATGActatatttcaaaacagaaatgaTACAG GGATAGACTCCACgaataataaaaaggaagagtATGGTCCTGGTGTTCAAGGAAAAGAACATTCTGCTCATTTGGATCCTTCAGCTCCTCCGATGCCCTTACCGGTTGCATCACCACTGCTGCCATCCCCGCCAGCTGCAGTCGGAGGAGCCAGCGCGACTGCCGTTCCCTCTGCTGCTTCGATGACTTCTACCAGGGCTGCTTCCGCATCTTCTGCTCATGTTCCTGTTTCTGTTCTTGGTGCAGGATCTGCAGCTACTGCTGCATCAGAAGAAATG tatgTGCCAAGAGTTGTAACCTCTgcacaacagaaagcaggaagAACTATTACAGCCCGGATCACAGGAAGATGTGATTTTGCTTCAAAAAATAGAATTAGCAGCGGTTTAGCTATAATGGGAGTTTCTCCTCCCATGAGCTCAGTTGTTGTGGAAAAACATCATCCAGTCACAGTG
- the POC5 gene encoding centrosomal protein POC5 isoform X4, producing the protein MVPYQLELFSIWLDSYNFSFILESSPVLSPRKASHPVMDFFSSHLLADSSSPATNSSHTDAQEILVGDFLVSDENLQKMENVLDLWSSGLKTNIICELSKWRLNFIDWHRMEMRKEKEKHAAHLKQLCNQINDLKELQKTFEISIGRKDEVISSLSHAIGKQKEKIELMRTFFHWRIGHVRARQDVYEGKLADQYYQRTLLKKVWKGWRSIVQKQWKDVVERACQARAEEVCVQISNDYEAKVAMLSGALENAKAEIQRMQHEKEHFEDSMKKAFMRGVCALNLEAMTIFQNRNDTGIDSTNNKKEEYGPGVQGKEHSAHLDPSAPPMPLPVASPLLPSPPAAVGGASATAVPSAASMTSTRAASASSAHVPVSVLGAGSAATAASEEMYVPRVVTSAQQKAGRTITARITGRCDFASKNRISSGLAIMGVSPPMSSVVVEKHHPVTVQTIPQATAAKYPRTIHPESSTSASRSLGTRSAHTPSLTSVQSIKVVD; encoded by the exons ATGGTTCCTTACCAACTTGAGTTATTTTCAATTTGGCTTGACAGCTAcaacttttcttttattctagagTCATCACCAGTGCTATCACCGAGGAAGGCTTCTCATCCGGTCATGGATTTTTTCAGTTCACATCTTTTAGCTGACTCTTCCTCACCAGCAACAAATTCTAGTCATACAGATGCCCAGGAAATACTTGTGGGCGATTTTCTTGTTTCTGATGAAAACCTTCAGAAGATGGAAAATGTACTTGATCTTTGGAGTTCAGGTCTTAAG ACAAACATCATATGTGAGCTAAGTAAATGGAGACTTAATTTTATTGACTGGCACCgaatggaaatgagaaaagagaaagaaaaacatgcagCACATTTAAAACAACTGTGTAATCAGATCAATGACTTGAAGGAGCTGCAAAAAACCTTTGAAATCTCCATTGGGAGAAAAGATGAg GTGATTTCTAGCTTGTCTCATGCCATAggcaagcaaaaggaaaagatagaGTTGATGAGAACCTTCTTCCACTGGCGAATCGGCCATGTCAGAGCCAGACAGGAC gtTTATGAAGGTAAACTAGCTGACCAGTACTACCAGAGAACTTTACTGAAGAAAGTCTGGAAAGGCTGGCGTTCCATAGtccaaaagcaatggaaagatGTGGTGGAAAGAGCTTGTCAAGCAAGAGCTGAAGAAGTTTGTGTCCAGATCTCCAATGATTATGAAGCCAAAGTTGCTATG TTATCTGGAGCTTTGGAAAATgcaaaagctgaaattcaaagaaTGCAACATGAAAAAGAGCACTttgaagattccatgaaaaaagctTTCATGAGGGGTGTATGTGCGTTAAATCTTGAAGCCATGActatatttcaaaacagaaatgaTACAG GGATAGACTCCACgaataataaaaaggaagagtATGGTCCTGGTGTTCAAGGAAAAGAACATTCTGCTCATTTGGATCCTTCAGCTCCTCCGATGCCCTTACCGGTTGCATCACCACTGCTGCCATCCCCGCCAGCTGCAGTCGGAGGAGCCAGCGCGACTGCCGTTCCCTCTGCTGCTTCGATGACTTCTACCAGGGCTGCTTCCGCATCTTCTGCTCATGTTCCTGTTTCTGTTCTTGGTGCAGGATCTGCAGCTACTGCTGCATCAGAAGAAATG tatgTGCCAAGAGTTGTAACCTCTgcacaacagaaagcaggaagAACTATTACAGCCCGGATCACAGGAAGATGTGATTTTGCTTCAAAAAATAGAATTAGCAGCGGTTTAGCTATAATGGGAGTTTCTCCTCCCATGAGCTCAGTTGTTGTGGAAAAACATCATCCAGTCACAGTG
- the POC5 gene encoding centrosomal protein POC5 isoform X2 codes for MKWEEYEELLRYAIVTPNIEPGASQSSHPKGELVPDVRISTIHDILHSQGNNSEVRETAIEVGKGCDFNISSHSKTDESSPVLSPRKASHPVMDFFSSHLLADSSSPATNSSHTDAQEILVGDFLVSDENLQKMENVLDLWSSGLKTNIICELSKWRLNFIDWHRMEMRKEKEKHAAHLKQLCNQINDLKELQKTFEISIGRKDEVISSLSHAIGKQKEKIELMRTFFHWRIGHVRARQDVYEGKLADQYYQRTLLKKVWKGWRSIVQKQWKDVVERACQARAEEVCVQISNDYEAKVAMLSGALENAKAEIQRMQHEKEHFEDSMKKAFMRGVCALNLEAMTIFQNRNDTGIDSTNNKKEEYGPGVQGKEHSAHLDPSAPPMPLPVASPLLPSPPAAVGGASATAVPSAASMTSTRAASASSAHVPVSVLGAGSAATAASEEMYVPRVVTSAQQKAGRTITARITGRCDFASKNRISSGLAIMGVSPPMSSVVVEKHHPVTVQTIPQATAAKYPRTIHPESSTSASRSLGTRSAHTPSLTSVQSIKVVD; via the exons ATGAAATGG GAAGAATATGAAGAGCTGCTTCGTTATGCTATAGTGACTCCAAATATTGAACCCGGTGCTTCACAGTCATCTCATCCTAAGGGAGAATTGGTGCCAGATGTCAGAATTTCTACAATTCATGATATTCTTCATAGTCaag GAAATAACTCTGAAGTAAGAGAAACTGCAATAGAAGTTGGAAAAGGATGTGATTTCAATATTTCAAGTCATTCAAAGACAGATG agTCATCACCAGTGCTATCACCGAGGAAGGCTTCTCATCCGGTCATGGATTTTTTCAGTTCACATCTTTTAGCTGACTCTTCCTCACCAGCAACAAATTCTAGTCATACAGATGCCCAGGAAATACTTGTGGGCGATTTTCTTGTTTCTGATGAAAACCTTCAGAAGATGGAAAATGTACTTGATCTTTGGAGTTCAGGTCTTAAG ACAAACATCATATGTGAGCTAAGTAAATGGAGACTTAATTTTATTGACTGGCACCgaatggaaatgagaaaagagaaagaaaaacatgcagCACATTTAAAACAACTGTGTAATCAGATCAATGACTTGAAGGAGCTGCAAAAAACCTTTGAAATCTCCATTGGGAGAAAAGATGAg GTGATTTCTAGCTTGTCTCATGCCATAggcaagcaaaaggaaaagatagaGTTGATGAGAACCTTCTTCCACTGGCGAATCGGCCATGTCAGAGCCAGACAGGAC gtTTATGAAGGTAAACTAGCTGACCAGTACTACCAGAGAACTTTACTGAAGAAAGTCTGGAAAGGCTGGCGTTCCATAGtccaaaagcaatggaaagatGTGGTGGAAAGAGCTTGTCAAGCAAGAGCTGAAGAAGTTTGTGTCCAGATCTCCAATGATTATGAAGCCAAAGTTGCTATG TTATCTGGAGCTTTGGAAAATgcaaaagctgaaattcaaagaaTGCAACATGAAAAAGAGCACTttgaagattccatgaaaaaagctTTCATGAGGGGTGTATGTGCGTTAAATCTTGAAGCCATGActatatttcaaaacagaaatgaTACAG GGATAGACTCCACgaataataaaaaggaagagtATGGTCCTGGTGTTCAAGGAAAAGAACATTCTGCTCATTTGGATCCTTCAGCTCCTCCGATGCCCTTACCGGTTGCATCACCACTGCTGCCATCCCCGCCAGCTGCAGTCGGAGGAGCCAGCGCGACTGCCGTTCCCTCTGCTGCTTCGATGACTTCTACCAGGGCTGCTTCCGCATCTTCTGCTCATGTTCCTGTTTCTGTTCTTGGTGCAGGATCTGCAGCTACTGCTGCATCAGAAGAAATG tatgTGCCAAGAGTTGTAACCTCTgcacaacagaaagcaggaagAACTATTACAGCCCGGATCACAGGAAGATGTGATTTTGCTTCAAAAAATAGAATTAGCAGCGGTTTAGCTATAATGGGAGTTTCTCCTCCCATGAGCTCAGTTGTTGTGGAAAAACATCATCCAGTCACAGTG